A stretch of DNA from Acidobacteriota bacterium:
GAGCAGGCTGGAGTGGGGGCGGTCGAGCTTGCCGGTGCTGTAGGACCAGTGGTTTTCAAGGCGTCAACCCATGACACGAGCCCGCACGACTCTTGCGCTCGCTCTGTGTCTCCTGACCATCCCGGCGGCGGATCTCCGCGCGCAGCCGGACGGGGGATTGCGGGTGGGCAGCCACGGGCCGGATCGGCCGCGCGTGGACGACAGCACCATCGCCGAGCCGGGCGGCGGCTACGGCGCGCTCACCGGCCGGCCGCGGGTCCGGGTCTCCCGGACCGACACGCCGCCGGAGATCGACGGCCGCCTCGACGACGAGGTGTGGCGCACGGCGGCGATGCTCTCGGAGTTCGTGCAGCAGTCTCCGCTCGACGGCGCTCCGGCGACCGAAGACACCGAGTTCTACATCGCCTACGACAGCGAGTATATCTACTTCGCCTTCTATCTGCACTACTCCGATCCGAGTCTGATGCGGGCCAGCCGGGTGGACCGTGACACGGCGTGGCAGGACGACTTGGTGACGGTCTACTTGGACACGTTCATGGATCAGCAGGTCTGCTACGACTTCGACCTCAACGCCTATAACGTGCAGGGCGACGGCATCATCAGCGCCAACCAGGCGGAGGGGGGCGCGATTCCCTTCGCCGATCGGTCGTGGGAGGCGCTGTTCTACAGCGGCACGCAGATCGTCGAGGGCGGCTACACGGCCGAGATGGCCATCCCGTTCAAGAGCTTCCGCTATCCGGAGCGCCCCCCCGGCGTCGAGCACCGCTGGGGTCTCCAGATCGTGCGCGAGATCAAGGGCAAGAATCAGGAGAGCGTGGTCTGGGCGCCGATGTCGCGCGACGTCCAGAGCTTCATGGCGCAGATGGGCGTGCTCGAAGGGATGACCGACCTGTCCACCAGCCGCAACCTGGAGCTCCTGCCGTCGTTCACCGCCATCCAGTACAGCTCCATCGACCGCGAGACCGGCGACTTCGTCAACCGCGGCACCGACCCGGAAGGGGGCGTGAACGTCAAGTACGGCATCACGTCGAACCTGACCGCCGACTTCACCGGCAACCCCGACTTCTCGCAGATCGAGTCGGACCAGCCGCAGATCGAGGTCAATCAGCGCTTTCCCCTGTTCTTTCCCGAGCTGCGGCCCTTCTTTCTGGAAGGCGCGGAGATCTTCGAGTTCGTCTCGCCCGTCGACCTCGTGCATACGCGGACGCTGGTCGATCCCAACATCGGGGCCAAGCTGACCGGCAAGGTGGGCAACACGACGCTGGGCGTGATGGTGACCGACGACGAGGCGCCGGGGAAGCGGGACGATCCGAACGACCTCGGCTATGGCAGAAACGCGCAGGTGGCGATTGGCCGGGCGCGCTACGACCTCTACTCGGAATCGCACATCGGTGTGCTGGCGACGGACCGCGAGTTCCTCGACGGATACAACCGCGTGGGGGGCATCGACGGCCAGTTTCGGCTGAGTCCAGCCACCCGTCTCAACTTCGTTGCGTTCCAGTCGCAGGACCGGGACGAGCAGGGCGCCGAACGGAGCGGGCCGATGCTCGGCGCCATGGTCGCGCACGAGGGACGCCACCTGCAGGCCAGATTCTTCGGAGCGCGCATCGACCCCGACTTCCGCACCGACGTCGGGTTCCTCCAGCGCGTGGACCAGCGGCTCGGGGGCGCCAACGTGGCGTACCGCTGGTGGCCGGAGCACTGGCTCATCAGTTGGGGGCCGATCCTCGACTACCAGCTCAGCTACACCCACGCGGGCATCCGGGAAGACGAGATAATCGAATCTCCTCAAACACGTGTGGGTAGGGGCGGAGCCAGTTCGATGCCTCCGCA
This window harbors:
- a CDS encoding carbohydrate binding family 9 domain-containing protein encodes the protein MTRARTTLALALCLLTIPAADLRAQPDGGLRVGSHGPDRPRVDDSTIAEPGGGYGALTGRPRVRVSRTDTPPEIDGRLDDEVWRTAAMLSEFVQQSPLDGAPATEDTEFYIAYDSEYIYFAFYLHYSDPSLMRASRVDRDTAWQDDLVTVYLDTFMDQQVCYDFDLNAYNVQGDGIISANQAEGGAIPFADRSWEALFYSGTQIVEGGYTAEMAIPFKSFRYPERPPGVEHRWGLQIVREIKGKNQESVVWAPMSRDVQSFMAQMGVLEGMTDLSTSRNLELLPSFTAIQYSSIDRETGDFVNRGTDPEGGVNVKYGITSNLTADFTGNPDFSQIESDQPQIEVNQRFPLFFPELRPFFLEGAEIFEFVSPVDLVHTRTLVDPNIGAKLTGKVGNTTLGVMVTDDEAPGKRDDPNDLGYGRNAQVAIGRARYDLYSESHIGVLATDREFLDGYNRVGGIDGQFRLSPATRLNFVAFQSQDRDEQGAERSGPMLGAMVAHEGRHLQARFFGARIDPDFRTDVGFLQRVDQRLGGANVAYRWWPEHWLISWGPILDYQLSYTHAGIREDEIIESPQTRVGRGGASSMPP